The Equus asinus isolate D_3611 breed Donkey chromosome 22, EquAss-T2T_v2, whole genome shotgun sequence genome has a segment encoding these proteins:
- the CHD4 gene encoding chromodomain-helicase-DNA-binding protein 4 isoform X11, which produces MASGLGSPSPCSAGSEEEDMDALLSNSLPPPHPENEEDPEEDLSETETPKLKKKKKPKKPRDPKIPKSKRQKKELGDSSGEGPEFVEEEEEVALRSDSEGSDYTPGKKKKKKLGPKKEKKSKSKRKEEEEEDDDDDDSKEPKSSAQLLEDWGMEDIDHVFSEEDYRTLTNYKAFSQFVRPLIAAKNPKIAVSKMMMVLGAKWREFSTNNPFKGSSGASVAAAAAAAVAVVESMVTATEVAPPPPPVEVPIRKAKTKEGKGPNARRKPKGSPRVPDAKKPKPKKVAPLKIKLGGFGSKRKRSSSEDDDLDVESDFDDASINSYSVSDGSTSRSSRSRKKLRTTKKKKKDHQDYCEVCQQGGEIILCDTCPRAYHMVCLDPDMEKAPEGKWSCPHCEKEGIQWEAKEDNSEGEEILEEVGGDPEEEDDHHMEFCRVCKDGGELLCCDTCPSSYHIHCLNPPLPEIPNGEWLCPRCTCPALKGKVQKILIWKWGQPPSPTPVPRPPDADPNTPSPKPLEGRPERQFFVKWQGMSYWHCSWVSELQLELHCQVMFRNYQRKNDMDEPPSGDFGGDEEKSRKRKNKDPKFAEMEERFYRYGIKPEWMMIHRILNHSVDKKGHVHYLIKWRDLPYDQASWESEDVEIQDYDLFKQSYWNHRELMRGEEGRPGKKLKKVKLRKLERPPETPTVDPTVKYERQPEYLDATGGTLHPYQMEGLNWLRFSWAQGTDTILADEMGLGKTVQTAVFLYSLYKEGHSKGPFLVSAPLSTIINWEREFEMWAPDMYVVTYVGDKDSRAIIRENEFSFEDNAIRGGKKASRMKKEASVKFHVLLTSYELITIDMAILGSIDWACLIVDEAHRLKNNQSKFFRVLNGYSLQHKLLLTGTPLQNNLEELFHLLNFLTPERFHNLEGFLEEFADIAKEDQIKKLHDMLGPHMLRRLKADVFKNMPSKTELIVRVELSPMQKKYYKYILTRNFEALNARGGGNQVSLLNVVMDLKKCCNHPYLFPVAAMEAPKMPNGMYDGSALIRASGKLLLLQKMLKNLKEGGHRVLIFSQMTKMLDLLEDFLEHEGYKYERIDGGITGNMRQEAIDRFNAPGAQQFCFLLSTRAGGLGINLATADTVIIYDSDWNPHNDIQAFSRAHRIGQNKKVMIYRFVTRASVEERITQVAKKKMMLTHLVVRPGLGSKTGSMSKQELDDILKFGTEELFKDEATDGGGDNKEGEDSSVIHYDDKAIERLLDRNQDETEDTELQGMNEYLSSFKVAQYVVREEEMGEEEEVEREIIKQEESVDPDYWEKLLRHHYEQQQEDLARNLGKGKRIRKQVNYNDGSQEDRDWQDDQSDNQSDYSVASEEGDEDFDERSEAPRRPSRKGLRNDKDKPLPPLLARVGGNIEVLGFNARQRKAFLNAIMRYGMPPQDAFTTQWLVRDLRGKSEKEFKAYVSLFMRHLCEPGADGAETFADGVPREGLSRQHVLTRIGVMSLIRKKVQEFEHVNGRWSMPELAEVEENKKMSQPGSPSPKTPTPSTPGDTQPNTPAPAPPAEDGIKIEENSVKEEESAEGEKEVKSAVPEATAECTQPPAPASEDEKVLVEPPEGEEKVEKAEVKERTDEPMETEPKGVADVEKVEEKSAIDLTPIVVEDKEEKKEEEEKKEVMLQNGETPKDLNDEKQKKNIKQRFMFNIADGGFTELHSLWQNEERAATVTKKTYEIWHRRHDYWLLAGIINHGYARWQDIQNDPRYAILNEPFKGEMNRGNFLEIKNKFLARRFKLLEQALVIEEQLRRAAYLNMSEDPSHPSMALNTRFAEVECLAESHQHLSKESMAGNKPANAVLHKGILKQLEELLSDMKADVTRLPATIARIPPVAVRLQMSERNILSRLANRAPEPTPQQVAQQQ; this is translated from the exons TGGCGTCGGGCCTGGGCTCCCCGTCCCCCTGCTCGGCGGGCAGTGAGGAGGAGGATATGGATGCACTTTTGAGCAAcagcctgcccccaccccacccag AAAACGAAGAGGACCCAGAAGAGGATTTGTCAGAAACGGAGACTCCAAAgctcaagaagaagaaaaagcctaAGAAACCGCGGGACCCTAAAATCCCTAAGAGCAAGCGCCAAAAAAAAGAG CTGGGGGACAGCTCTGGGGAGGGGCCGGAGtttgtggaggaggaggaagaggtggctCTGCGCTCAGACAGTGAGGGCAGCGACTATACCCCtggcaagaagaagaagaagaagcttggacctaagaaagaaaagaagagcaaatccaagaggaaggaggaggaggaggaggatgacgatgatgatgattcAAAG GAACCTAAATCCTCTGCTCAGCTCCTGGAAGACTGGGGCATGGAAGACatcgaccatgtgttctcagagGAGGATTATCGCACCCTCACCAACTACAAGGCCTTCAGCCAGTTTGTCCG ACCCCTCATTGCTGCCAAAAACCCCAAGATTGCTGTGTCCAAGATGATGATGGTTTTGGGTGCGAAGTGGCGGGAGTTCAGCACCAACAACCCCTTCAAAGGCAGTTCTGGGGCTTCAGTggcagcggcggcagcggcagcaGTGGCTGTGGTGGAGAGCATGGTGACAGCCACTGAGGTTGCACCACCTCCTCCCCCTGTGGAGGTGCCTATCCGCAAAGCCAAGACCAAGGAGGGCAAAG GTCCTAATGCTCGTAGGAAGCCCAAAGGCAGTCCTCGTGTACCTGATGCCAAGAAGCCTAAACCGAAGAAAGTAGCTCCGCTGAAAATCAAGCTGGGAGGTTTTGGTTCTAAGCGTAAGAGATCTTCG AGTGAGGACGACGACTTGGATGTGGAGTCTGACTTCGATGATGCCAGTATCAATAGCTATTCTGTTTCTGATGGTTCCACCAGCCGCAGTAGCCGCAGCCGCAAGAAACTCCGgaccactaaaaagaaaaagaaag ACCACCAGGACTATTGCGAGGTGTGCCAGCAAGGCGGTGAGATCATCCTGTGTGATACCTGTCCCCGAGCTTACCACATGGTCTGCCTGGATCCAGATATGGAGAAGGCTCCTGAGGGCAAGTGGAGCTGCCCCCACTGT GAGAAGGAAGGCATCCAGTGGGAGGCTAAGGAGGACAattcagagggagaggagatcctgGAAGAGGTTGGGGGAGACCCTGAAGAAGAGGATGACCACCATATGGAATTCTGTCGGGTCTGCAAGGATGGTGGGGAGCTGCTCTGCTGTGACACTTGTCCTTCCTCCTACCACATCCACTGCCTGAACCCCCCGCTTCCAGAGATCCCCAATGGTGAATGGCTCTGTCCCCGTTGTACG tgTCCAGCTCTTAAGGGCAAAGTTCAGAAGATCCTAATCTGGAAGTGGGGTCAGCCACCATCTCCCACACCGGTGCCTCGACCTCCAGATGCTGATCCCAATACTCCCTCTCCCAAGCCGTTGGAGGGGCGGCCAGAGCGGCAGTTCTTTGTGAAATGGCAAGGCATGTCTTATTGGCACTGCTCCTGGGTGTCTGAACTGCAG TTGGAGCTGCACTGTCAAGTGATGTTCCGCAACTATCAGCGGAAGAATGATATGGATGAGCCACCTTCTGGGGACTTTGGTGGTGATGAAGAGAAGAGCCGAAAGCGAAAGAACAAGGACCCTAAATTTGCAGAGATGGAGGAACGCTTCTATCGCTATGGGATAAAACCTGAGTGGATGATGATCCACCGAATTCTCAACCACAG TGTGGACAAGAAGGGCCATGTTCACTACTTGATCAAGTGGCGAGATTTGCCCTATGATCAGGCATCCTGGgagagtgaggatgtggagatacaGGACTATGACCTGTTCAAGCAGAGTTATTGGAATCACAG GGAGTTAATGAGGGGTGAGGAAGGACGACCAGGCAAGAAACTCAAGAAGGTGAAGCTACGGAAGTTGGAGAGGCCTCCTGAAACTCCAACAGTTGAT CCAACAGTGAAGTATGAGCGACAGCCAGAGTACCTGGATGCTACAGGTGGAACCCTGCACCCCTATCAAATGGAGGGCTTGAATTGGTTGCGCTTCTCCTGGGCTCAGGGCACTGATACCATCTTGGCTGATGAGATGGGCCTTGGGAAGACTGTCCAGAcagcagtcttcctctattcccTCTACAAGGAG gGTCATTCCAAAGGCCCCTTCCTAGTGAGTGCCCCTCTTTCTACCATCATCAACTGGGAGCGGGAGTTTGAAATGTGGGCTCCAGATATGTATGTGGTGACCTATGTGGGGGACAAAGATAGCCGTGCCATCATCCGAGAGAATGAGTTCTCCTTTGAAGACAACGCCATTCGTGGTGGCAAGAAGGCCTCTCGCATGAAG AAAGAGGCATCTGTGAAATTCCACGTGCTGCTGACATCCTATGAGTTGATCACCATTGACATGGCTATCTTGGGGTCTATTGACTGGGCCTGCCTCATCGTGGATGAAGCCCATCGGCTTAAGAACAATCAGTCTAAG TTCTTCCGGGTCTTAAATGGTTACTCACTCCAGCACAAGCTGTTGCTGACTGGGACTCCATTACAAAACAATCTAGAAGAGTTGTTTCATCTGCTCAACTTTCTCACCCCCGAGAGGTTCCA CAATTtggaaggtttcctggaggagtTTGCTGACATTGCCAAAGAGGACCAGATTAAAAAACTGCATGACATGCTAGGGCCTCACATGTTGCGGCGGCTCAAAGCTGATGTGTTCAAGAATATGCCATCCAAGACAGAGCTGATTGTGCGTGTGGAACTGAGCCCTATGCAGAA GAAATACTACAAGTACATCCTTACTCGAAATTTTGAGGCACTCAATGCTCGAGGTGGTGGCAACCAGGTCTCTCTGCTAAATGTGGTGATGGATCTTAAGAAGTGCTGCAATCACCCATATCTCTTCCCTGTGGCTGCAATG gaaGCCCCTAAGATGCCTAATGGCATGTATGATGGCAGTGCCCTAATCAGAGCATCTGGGAAATTATTGCTGCTACAGAAGATGCTCAAGAACCTTAAGGAGGGTGGGCACCGTGTACTCATCTTCTCCCAG ATGACCAAGATGCTGGACCTACTAGAGGATTTCTTGGAACATGAAGGTTATAAGTATGAACGTATTGATGGTGGAATCACTGGGAACATGCGTCAAGAGGCCATTGACCGCTTCAATG caccgGGTGCTCAGCAGTTCTGCTTCTTGCTTTCCACTCGAGCTGGGGGCCTTGGAATCAATCTGGCCACTGCTGACACAGTTATTATCTATGACTCTGACTGGAACCCCCATAATGACATCCAG GCCTTTAGCAGAGCTCACCGTATTGGGCAAAATAAGAAGGTGATGATCTATCGGTTTGTGACCCGTGCGTCAGTGGAGGAGCGCATCACGCAGGTGGCAAAGAAGAAGATGATGCTGACGCATCTAGTGGTTCGGCCTGGGCTGGGCTCCAAGACTGGATCCATGTCCAAACAGGAGCTTGACGACATCCTCAAATTTGGCACTGAGGAACTATTCAAGGACGAAGCTACAGATGGAG GAGGAGACAACAAAGAGGGAGAAGATAGTAGTGTTATCCACTATGATGATAAGGCCATTGAAAGACTGCTGGACCGTAACCAGGATGAGACTGAAGATACAGAATTGCAGGGCATGAATGAATATTTGAGCTCATTCAAAGTGGCCCAGTATGTGGTGCGGGAAGAAGAAATGGGG gaggaagaggaggtagAACGGGAAAtcataaaacaagaagaaagtgtGGATCCTGACTACTGGGAGAAATTGCTGCGGCACCATTATGAGCAGCAGCAAGAAGATCTGGCCCGAAATCTgggcaaaggaaaaagaatccgTAAACAGGTCAACTACAATGATGGCTCCCAGGAGGACCGAG atTGGCAGGACGACCAGTCCGACAACCAGTCCGATTATTCAGTGGCCTCAGAGGAAGGTGATGAAGACTTTGATGAACGTTCAGAAG CTCCCCGCAGGCCCAGTCGTAAGGGCCTGCGGAACGATAAAGATAAGCCATTGCCTCCTCTGTTGGCCCGTGTTGGTGGGAATATTGAA GTACTTGGTTTTAATGCTCGTCAGCGAAAAGCCTTTCTTAATGCAATTATGcgatatgggatgccacctcaggatGCTTTTACCACCCAGTGGCTTGTGAGAGATCTGCGAGGCAAATCAGAGAAAGAGTTCAA GGCTTACGTCTCTCTTTTTATGCGGCATTTATGTGAGCCGGGAGCAGATGGGGCTGAGACCTTTGCTGATGGTGTCCCCAGAGAAGGCCTGTCTCGCCAGCACGTTCTTACCAGGATTGGTGTTATGTCCTTGATTCGCAAGAAG GTTCAGGAGTTTGAACATGTTAATGGGCGCTGGAGCATGCCTGAACTTGCTGAagtagaggaaaacaaaaaaatgtccCAGCCCGGGTCACCTTCCCCCAAGACTCCTACACCCTCCACTCCAGGGGACACGCAACCCAATACTCCTGCACCTGCTCCACCTGCCG AGGATGggataaaaatagaggaaaatagcGTCAAAGAAGAGGAGAgtgcagaaggagaaaaggaggttAAATCTGCAGTCCCTGAGGCCACCGCTGAG tgtacacagccccctgcccctgcctcagaGGATGAAAAAGTCCTTGTTGAACCtcctgagggagaagagaaggtggaaaaggcagaGGTGAAGGAGAGAACAGACGAACCTATGGAGACAGAGCCCAAAG GTGTTGCTGATGTGGAAAAGGTGGAGGAGAAGTCAGCAATAGATCTCACCCCCATTGTGGTAGAGGACAAAG aagagaagaaagaagaagaagagaaaaaagaggtgaTGCTTCAGAATGGAGAGACTCCCAAGGACCTGAATGatgagaagcagaagaaaaatattaagcagCGTTTCATGTTCAACATTGCAGATGGCGGTTTTACTG AGTTGCATTCCCTTTGGCAGAATGAGGAGCGGGCAGCCACAGTCACCAAGAAGACTTACGAGATCTGGCATCGACGGCATGACTACTGGCTGCTGGCTGGCATCATAAA CCATGGCTATGCTCGGTGGCAGGACATCCAGAATGACCCACGTTATGCCATCCTCAATGAGCCTTTCAAGGGTGAAATGAACCGTGGCAATTTCTTAGAGATCAAGAATAAATTCCTAGCCCGAAGGTTCAAG CTCTTAGAACAAGCCCTGGTGATTGAGGAACAGCTGCGCCGGGCAGCTTACCTGAACATGTCAGAGGACCCCTCTCACCCTTCCATGGCCCTAAACACCCGCTTTGCTGAGGTGGAGTGTTTGGCGGAGAGTCATCAGCACCTGTCCAAGGAGTCAATGGCAGGAAACAAGCCAGCCAATGCAGTCCTGCACAAAGGTA TTCTGAAACAGCTAGAAGAGCTGCTGAGTGACATGAAAGCCGATGTGACTCGACTCCCAGCTACTATTGCCCGAATTCCCCCAGTTGCTGTGCGGCTACAGATGTCAGAGCGTAACATTCTCAGCCGCCTGGCAAATCGAGCACCTGAACCTACTCCACAGCAG GTAGCCCAGCAGCAGTGA